In the Theobroma cacao cultivar B97-61/B2 chromosome 1, Criollo_cocoa_genome_V2, whole genome shotgun sequence genome, one interval contains:
- the LOC18612713 gene encoding uncharacterized protein LOC18612713: MESYTSAIVKKYGAEPSSQLDFDPKAWIKPIGRLMSTWTNINRFGTRVLSLRLLATTMTSKSACGPNDASPPMSTPVPERKGYQQLLSNVTTLMTGLTDIKGLLMDVIGSRRSQPQPDEFGPLQPPP; encoded by the exons ATG gaaTCATACACTTCGGCAATAGTGAAGAAGTATGGTGCGGAGCCGTCGAGCCAACTGGACTTTGATCCAAAGGCATGGATCAAGCCCATTGGAAGGTTGATGAGTACTTGGACTAACATAAACAGATTTGGCACTCGAGTCCTTTCTTTGAGACTTCTGGCTACAACCATGACGTCTAAGTCTGCTTGTGGACCAAATGATGCATCACCTCCTATGTCGACTCCCGTGCCTGAGCGCAAAGGATATCAACAATTGCTTAGCAATGTGACGACCTTGATGACAGGTTTAACTGATATTAAGGGTTTGTTGATGGATGTAATTGGATCAAGGAGATCGCAGCCTCAGCCAGACGAGTTTGGGCCTTTGCAACCTCCACCATAA
- the LOC18612715 gene encoding cytochrome P450 CYP82D47 has translation MDVSSYLPAVVAGFLGLLILYNLTVTLARTLAAMADKYGPVFTIRIGIYRTLIVSNHEAVKECFTTNDKILANRPRSNAGTYLAYDHAGFGFAPDGAYWRQMRKLAVLELLSVHRLATLTHVRVSEVDAFIKNLCFFCKKSEQSPNQKISISQRLEVLNLNMMLRTIAGTRYFSDADGENDKEAQRAMKLIKEFSYLLGVTALSEVVPFLKWIDFWGHQVKSMKRISKEMDSLIESWVDEHKLRRFKIGAKNNQDFIDVLLSAIEDDSMFGHTRETIIKATVTVLISAGSDSTSLTLTWILSNLMNNRNAMKRAQEELDLKIGRDRWVEDCDIEKLVYLQAIIKETFRLYPAAPLSVPHQAMEYCRISGYHIPKGTRLFVNVWKLQRDPRTWSNPEEFEPERFLTSYQNVDILGQHFELIPFGSGRRSCPGMSWALQVIRLTIARLLQGFDLATPLNAPVDMTKEPGGTMSKATPLQLVLTPRLPDHLYQL, from the exons ATGGATGTGTCCTCTTATCTACCAGCAGTCGTTGCAGGCTTCTTGGGATTGCTAATATTGTACAATCTTACTGTAACACTTGCCCGAACCCTTGCGGCAATGGCAGATAAATATGGACCTGTCTTCACAATCCGAATTGGCATATACCGCACCCTTATCGTTTCCAATCATGAGGCAGTTAAGGAGTGTTTCACCACTAACGACAAGATCTTAGCCAATCGCCCAAGATCGAATGCAGGAACATACCTTGCTTACGACCATGCAGGCTTTGGGTTTGCCCCTGATGGAGCATATTGGCGTCAGATGCGTAAGCTAGCCGTGCTTGAACTTCTGTCTGTCCATAGGCTAGCGACATTAACGCATGTTCGAGTATCAGAGGTGGAtgcatttataaaaaatttgtgcTTCTTTTGCAAGAAAAGCGAGCAGAGTCCAAATCAAAAGATCTCGATTAGTCAAAGGCTTGAAGTTCTGAACTTGAATATGATGCTAAGAACAATTGCAGGGACGAGATATTTCTCAGATGCTGATGGTGAAAACGATAAGGAAGCACAACGTGCCATGAAGCTTATCAAAGAATTTTCGTACTTGCTAGGTGTTACTGCCCTCTCGGAAGTAGttccatttttaaaatggaTTGATTTCTGGGGCCATCAAGTCAAATCTATGAAGCGTATTTCGAAAGAGATGGACTCTCTTATTGAAAGTTGGGTTGATGAACATAAATTAAGGAGGTTTAAAATTGGAGCAAAAAACAATCAAGACTTCATCGACGTGCTGCTATCTGCAATAGAGGATGATTCCATGTTTGGCCATACACGAGAAACGATTATCAAGGCAACAGTAACG GTTTTAATCTCAGCAGGTAGTGACTCGACATCCCTTACGTTGACGTGGATTTTGTCCAACTTGATGAACAATAGAAATGCCATGAAGCGTGCTCAAGAAGAGCTAGACCTCAAAATCGGTAGAGATAGATGGGTGGAGGACTGTGATATTGAGAAATTAGTCTATCTCCAGGCCATTATTAAGGAAACATTTCGCCTGTATCCAGCAGCACCTCTATCAGTTCCCCATCAGGCAATGGAATATTGTCGTATTAGCGGCTACCACATTCCAAAGGGCACTCGTTTGTTTGTGAATGTATGGAAGTTGCAACGAGACCCACGAACTTGGTCGAATCCTGAGGAGTTTGAGCCCGAAAGATTTCTCACAAGCTATCAAAACGTGGATATTCTGGGCCAACATTTTGAGCTGATTCCTTTTGGTTCTGGTAGACGATCTTGCCCAGGGATGAGTTGGGCATTGCAAGTGATACGCTTGACAATTGCTCGCTTgcttcaaggatttgatttaGCAACACCCTTAAATGCTCCAGTGGATATGACTAAAGAGCCAGGAGGCACCATGTCCAAGGCAACTCCTCTTCAACTTGTCCTCACTCCTCGCCTTCCCGATCATCTTTATCAACTCTAG